From a region of the Methanobrevibacter thaueri genome:
- a CDS encoding mechanosensitive ion channel family protein, with the protein MNLPPISNTSMTLLSILAIIIITSIVTRIIASLMNRMTRFKKDMTAIYLIRDIINYIIYFIALMAILQLFGINLAGTLLSLGIVGIAVSFAAKDIISNLFSGIILILGRSVKVGDTLSIKGEKGYVERISLRSTVIVDDNGVRNHVPNSVLTNNEYLQYNPPEKYRVDIISGLNLNIDIEDFRAHMIKIMESYPEISDYPKPEVYGKEISFKQSKVKVSFWVNNFNDKDKYKIIIMNEIRKFVQKGENDE; encoded by the coding sequence ATGAATCTTCCGCCAATCAGCAACACATCAATGACCTTGCTTTCGATTCTGGCTATAATCATAATAACCTCAATAGTTACAAGAATCATTGCATCCCTAATGAACAGGATGACCCGATTCAAGAAGGACATGACAGCAATCTATCTCATAAGAGACATAATCAACTACATCATCTATTTCATTGCATTGATGGCCATTCTGCAGCTCTTTGGAATAAATCTTGCAGGAACATTGCTGAGCTTAGGTATTGTTGGTATTGCAGTGAGCTTTGCGGCAAAGGATATCATATCAAACCTGTTTTCAGGAATCATCCTGATTCTCGGCAGAAGCGTCAAGGTTGGAGACACGCTTTCAATAAAAGGCGAGAAGGGATATGTCGAGAGAATCTCCCTTAGGTCAACCGTGATTGTCGACGATAACGGGGTCAGGAACCATGTTCCGAATTCAGTGCTGACAAACAACGAATATCTCCAATACAACCCCCCTGAAAAATACAGGGTCGACATAATATCCGGATTGAACCTGAATATCGATATTGAGGATTTCAGAGCCCATATGATCAAGATAATGGAAAGCTATCCTGAAATAAGCGACTATCCAAAGCCTGAAGTTTACGGTAAAGAAATCAGCTTTAAACAAAGTAAAGTGAAGGTATCATTTTGGGTAAATAATTTTAATGATAAAGATAAATATAAAATAATAATAATGAATGAAATTAGAAAATTTGTTCAAAAAGGTGAAAATGATGAATAA
- a CDS encoding DUF5750 family protein — translation MIVKITDFASGDVNFVEYSVFGLSSEQLNFLNDNLDEKTCIADDALIIRTYFDDELYPFASDVAQYRLDDFIAREEIEMNVFLSSFLEDM, via the coding sequence ATGATTGTTAAGATTACGGATTTTGCTTCAGGTGATGTTAATTTTGTTGAATATTCGGTTTTCGGCCTGTCCAGTGAGCAATTGAACTTCCTGAACGACAATCTTGATGAGAAGACCTGCATTGCTGATGATGCACTGATAATCAGGACATATTTTGATGATGAGCTTTATCCCTTTGCCAGTGATGTGGCACAATACCGGCTGGATGATTTCATTGCGCGTGAAGAGATAGAGATGAACGTTTTCCTTTCAAGTTTCCTGGAGGACATGTGA
- a CDS encoding HEAT repeat domain-containing protein, translated as MSDLSFEEAINNLSDDDVKVRKEAIESLVGITDEEAIEPLIKATTDESAQVRFKAAEILGNMGDVAVDKLIEEFENAEGKDKRFLAFALKETGDKKVIPYFVEATNDEDFGVRKVAVRSLGELQAEEELDAIAKCLEDEDWGVRLAAIQALGDIATDDSIKLIKDARKAESDKDFKKSCNKAIKKAQKRQKAKASGEEVVSLIPMSTLKEMEKTNVQKAIKGYESYVESRQAKDAPYKRLCILYRKANDYDSEVRVLKTACEVFADNDKKLSYFQKRLDKLQ; from the coding sequence ATGTCAGATTTAAGTTTTGAAGAAGCCATTAACAATCTATCAGATGATGATGTTAAAGTGAGAAAAGAAGCAATAGAGTCATTGGTTGGAATAACCGATGAGGAAGCTATTGAACCATTGATTAAGGCCACCACAGATGAAAGCGCCCAAGTCAGATTTAAGGCTGCTGAAATTTTAGGAAACATGGGTGATGTGGCCGTTGACAAATTAATTGAAGAGTTTGAAAACGCAGAAGGAAAGGATAAACGTTTCCTCGCATTCGCACTTAAGGAAACCGGAGACAAAAAGGTCATCCCATACTTTGTGGAAGCGACAAATGACGAGGATTTTGGCGTTAGAAAAGTTGCAGTGCGTTCCCTCGGTGAACTTCAGGCGGAAGAGGAACTTGACGCAATAGCAAAATGCCTTGAAGATGAGGATTGGGGTGTAAGACTCGCAGCAATCCAGGCACTTGGAGACATTGCAACAGATGATTCAATCAAACTAATCAAGGATGCACGTAAGGCCGAAAGTGATAAGGACTTTAAAAAGTCATGCAACAAGGCAATCAAAAAGGCTCAAAAAAGACAAAAGGCTAAGGCGTCCGGTGAAGAGGTGGTGTCATTAATTCCGATGAGCACACTTAAGGAAATGGAAAAGACCAATGTCCAAAAGGCCATCAAGGGATATGAAAGCTATGTCGAATCAAGACAGGCAAAAGACGCACCTTATAAAAGATTATGCATTCTATACAGGAAGGCAAATGACTATGACAGTGAGGTCAGGGTCTTGAAAACCGCCTGTGAAGTGTTTGCAGATAATGACAAGAAATTGTCATACTTCCAAAAAAGACTTGACAAACTACAGTAA
- a CDS encoding DEAD/DEAH box helicase, with the protein MDGESEKLIKKQMRNPADFKKFKKMVSETKAYNVPKSFTGELRPYQKIGYSWIVSNIRYNFGCILADDMGLGKTVQVLTAILHFKEMNPLDNEPSLIIVPPTLISNWENEIRKFTPELTYYIYHGSNRTFPFEEYDIILTSYGVVRLDLDIFMDKTWFLCVIDEAQNIKNPNTQQTRAIKSVKAKTKIALTGTPIENKLTDYWSIFDFVNKGYLSSLDSFKANYVMRIERLEETKTLEKFKAITKPFVLRRLKTDDNIKDELPDKIVNDIYCSLTKKQILLYNAIMEGIFEDLEGKTGIERRGIILNIITGLKQACNHPAQYLRSDNPKISESGKMELLITILENILDMDEKVIIFTQYAQMGEIIQKLVSKKLKTDVLFLHGSLTQQKRAEVIERFQEDNSCKILVATLKTGGVGLNLTAAQNVIHYDLWWNPAIENQATDRVHRIGQKSDVMVYRFITKGTLEEVIDEMSKNKLNLAEKAISSDETFITEMSDEELKEKLSLRL; encoded by the coding sequence ATGGACGGCGAATCCGAAAAGCTAATCAAAAAACAGATGAGAAATCCTGCCGATTTTAAAAAATTCAAAAAGATGGTCAGTGAAACAAAGGCATACAACGTACCCAAATCATTTACAGGAGAATTGAGGCCATATCAGAAAATCGGCTACTCATGGATAGTCTCAAACATAAGATACAACTTCGGATGCATATTGGCGGATGACATGGGGCTCGGTAAGACAGTGCAGGTGCTGACCGCAATCCTGCATTTCAAGGAGATGAATCCCCTGGACAATGAGCCGTCACTGATTATAGTTCCGCCCACCCTGATATCCAACTGGGAAAACGAAATCAGGAAGTTCACTCCGGAGCTGACATATTACATTTACCACGGATCCAACAGAACATTCCCATTTGAGGAATATGACATAATACTGACCTCATATGGAGTGGTCAGGCTTGATTTGGACATATTCATGGACAAGACCTGGTTTTTATGTGTCATTGATGAGGCACAAAACATCAAAAATCCAAATACCCAACAGACAAGGGCGATTAAAAGCGTTAAGGCAAAAACAAAAATAGCCCTGACCGGTACACCTATTGAAAACAAGCTGACAGACTACTGGTCAATATTCGATTTCGTGAATAAGGGATACCTCTCATCGCTCGACAGCTTCAAGGCGAACTACGTCATGAGAATCGAAAGGCTGGAAGAGACAAAAACCTTGGAGAAATTCAAAGCAATCACCAAGCCGTTCGTGCTCAGGCGTCTCAAGACCGATGACAACATCAAGGACGAGCTTCCGGACAAGATCGTCAACGACATCTACTGTTCCCTCACCAAAAAGCAGATATTGCTGTATAATGCCATAATGGAGGGAATATTCGAGGATCTTGAAGGAAAAACAGGAATTGAACGTAGGGGAATCATCCTGAACATCATAACCGGCCTGAAACAGGCATGCAACCATCCCGCACAGTACCTGCGTTCGGACAACCCTAAAATCTCCGAATCCGGAAAGATGGAACTGCTGATTACAATCCTTGAAAACATTCTGGACATGGATGAGAAGGTGATAATCTTTACCCAATATGCCCAAATGGGCGAAATCATTCAGAAGCTTGTTTCCAAAAAGCTAAAGACAGATGTGCTGTTCCTTCACGGTTCACTCACGCAACAGAAACGGGCAGAGGTGATTGAACGCTTCCAAGAGGACAATAGCTGCAAGATTCTGGTCGCAACACTGAAAACAGGAGGCGTTGGACTTAACCTGACCGCCGCCCAGAATGTAATACATTACGACTTATGGTGGAATCCTGCAATTGAAAACCAGGCAACAGACCGTGTGCACAGGATTGGTCAGAAAAGCGATGTGATGGTGTACAGGTTCATCACCAAGGGAACCCTTGAGGAAGTAATCGATGAAATGAGTAAAAATAAGCTTAACTTGGCCGAAAAGGCAATAAGCAGTGACGAGACATTCATCACTGAAATGAGTGATGAGGAATTGAAGGAAAAGCTATCCCTGAGATTATAG
- the nucS gene encoding endonuclease NucS: MKYKILEKPGCEDAYDLIQDALRKKATIIIFACCKVSYEGRALSELNWGERIIMIKPDGAFLIHQEKKVEPVNWQPPKSRTRAYIKNDNLFLESHRRSPKELLTVEVKKVQFISYANMEDYEELEQAGYEKDMSDMIMEKPHMIEEGFTPTTREYSVEHGFIDILGKDSDNNLMILELKARKAGVTAVKQLRRYIQDMENTDNDYLREVNAEKKKIRGLLVAPSIMDDALELIEEEGIEFVSVEPPRELKRDKKVTLDFF, encoded by the coding sequence ATGAAATATAAAATTCTAGAAAAACCAGGTTGCGAAGATGCTTACGATTTGATTCAGGACGCATTGAGAAAGAAAGCAACAATCATAATTTTTGCATGCTGTAAAGTCAGCTATGAAGGCCGTGCATTAAGTGAACTAAACTGGGGAGAACGCATAATAATGATCAAGCCCGACGGAGCCTTTTTAATCCATCAGGAAAAAAAGGTCGAGCCGGTTAATTGGCAGCCTCCAAAATCAAGGACAAGGGCATACATAAAAAATGACAACCTGTTTTTGGAAAGCCACAGAAGGTCTCCTAAGGAATTGCTTACAGTTGAAGTCAAAAAGGTCCAATTCATCAGTTACGCCAATATGGAGGACTATGAGGAGCTTGAGCAGGCAGGCTATGAAAAGGACATGAGCGACATGATTATGGAAAAGCCACACATGATTGAGGAAGGATTTACCCCAACCACCCGTGAATACAGCGTCGAGCATGGATTCATTGACATATTGGGAAAGGACAGCGACAACAACCTAATGATTCTCGAACTTAAGGCTCGTAAAGCAGGCGTCACTGCCGTCAAGCAGCTTAGAAGATACATCCAGGATATGGAAAATACGGATAACGATTATTTAAGGGAAGTCAATGCCGAGAAAAAGAAAATAAGGGGACTTCTCGTTGCACCATCCATCATGGATGACGCCTTGGAACTGATTGAAGAGGAAGGCATTGAATTCGTATCAGTTGAGCCTCCTCGTGAGCTAAAAAGAGATAAGAAAGTTACATTAGATTTCTTCTAA
- the nadC gene encoding carboxylating nicotinate-nucleotide diphosphorylase, translating into MDKIIEYMLAEDEGFGDITSNAVVEEGKIVNASIVSKDEGILAGIDVIRNLFEEYGVEITLCLKEGVKISKGDLLISLRGDARTILLLERTALNLLMRMSGVASAASEYADLVGDYDVRIAGTRKTSPAIAKFDKYALGVGGVDTHRFSLDDMVLIKDNHIAVCGDPLEALLKAKENTSFSKKIEIEVESLEDAVECVRNGADIVMLDNMSGDEVKEVIDELNRLDIRQNSLIEVSGGITKENIMDYVEYGVDIISIGALTHSSRSLNFSLKIE; encoded by the coding sequence TTGGACAAGATTATTGAATATATGCTGGCTGAAGATGAAGGATTTGGCGACATCACTTCAAACGCAGTGGTTGAGGAAGGCAAGATTGTAAATGCATCCATAGTATCAAAGGATGAGGGTATTTTGGCAGGTATTGACGTTATTCGCAATTTATTTGAGGAATATGGCGTTGAAATCACACTTTGTCTGAAAGAAGGAGTCAAAATATCAAAAGGAGATTTACTGATATCCCTCAGGGGGGATGCAAGAACAATACTTCTTCTTGAAAGGACCGCCCTAAACCTGCTCATGAGGATGAGTGGAGTGGCCAGTGCGGCAAGCGAATATGCTGATTTGGTCGGGGATTATGATGTGAGAATTGCAGGCACCCGCAAAACCTCACCTGCAATAGCGAAATTCGACAAATACGCTTTAGGTGTTGGCGGTGTCGATACCCATCGTTTCAGCCTGGATGACATGGTTCTAATCAAGGATAATCACATTGCAGTCTGTGGAGACCCGTTGGAGGCTCTTTTGAAGGCTAAAGAAAACACTAGTTTTTCCAAAAAAATCGAAATTGAAGTTGAATCACTGGAGGATGCGGTCGAATGCGTCAGGAACGGTGCGGACATCGTGATGCTTGACAACATGTCAGGCGATGAGGTCAAGGAGGTCATCGATGAGTTGAACAGATTGGATATTCGTCAGAATTCCCTCATTGAGGTTTCAGGAGGAATCACCAAGGAAAACATCATGGATTATGTCGAATATGGTGTGGACATCATTTCAATCGGTGCACTGACACATTCATCAAGAAGCCTCAATTTCAGCTTGAAAATTGAATAA
- a CDS encoding alpha/beta hydrolase family protein, giving the protein MDSFEFEYGRTLENVEVQYITYGVPRYDDEGTITNAIVFFPTYNATYSYLREAHNYIIENSDFSDEFFFINIRALGTPDSCSPSNTGLNYDFPSYSIIDLVNFKRQFLAEKFNMKNVLGLVGEGVGGYQALKWACEYPDEMEFLLIVNSAAKLSGYKYIVAKVLENIIDATEDYYTDGYSVSKTKSIITVNSILFAHTASKKVFNNMENDEIQAVFDDFNDECFFTDLYDLKFRNDCDMAFDVTNQLSNIKAKSLFVGTNKNYFHSEYDMQPFRELVKDAIILTKEDEKEDYYYNNDDYVVIGDSIISFLNQFLK; this is encoded by the coding sequence ATGGATTCCTTTGAATTTGAATATGGAAGGACCCTTGAAAATGTTGAAGTTCAATATATCACATATGGCGTTCCCAGATATGATGATGAGGGGACCATTACAAATGCAATAGTGTTTTTTCCCACTTATAATGCGACATATTCCTATTTGAGGGAGGCTCATAATTATATCATTGAAAACAGCGATTTTTCAGATGAATTCTTTTTTATCAATATTAGGGCGCTGGGTACTCCTGATTCATGTTCGCCATCAAACACAGGATTGAACTATGATTTTCCATCTTATTCAATCATTGATTTGGTAAACTTTAAAAGGCAGTTTTTGGCCGAAAAATTCAACATGAAAAACGTTTTAGGTTTGGTTGGTGAAGGAGTGGGAGGATATCAGGCTTTAAAATGGGCATGTGAATATCCTGATGAGATGGAATTCCTTTTAATTGTCAATTCAGCGGCTAAGCTTTCAGGATATAAATATATAGTTGCAAAAGTATTGGAAAACATCATAGATGCAACAGAGGATTATTATACTGACGGATATAGCGTTTCCAAAACAAAAAGCATAATTACGGTGAATTCCATATTGTTTGCACATACTGCATCCAAAAAAGTCTTTAACAACATGGAAAATGATGAGATTCAGGCGGTTTTCGATGATTTCAACGACGAATGCTTCTTCACAGACCTTTATGATCTCAAATTCAGGAATGACTGCGACATGGCATTCGATGTCACAAATCAATTGTCCAATATTAAGGCCAAATCGCTATTCGTTGGAACAAACAAGAATTACTTCCACTCAGAATATGACATGCAGCCATTCAGAGAATTGGTTAAGGATGCAATTATTTTAACAAAGGAAGATGAAAAAGAGGATTACTACTACAACAACGATGATTATGTCGTTATTGGAGACAGCATAATTTCCTTCTTGAATCAATTTTTAAAATAG
- the nadA gene encoding quinolinate synthase NadA: MNNALQEEILKLKEEKNAIILAHNYQPKEVQEIADFLGDSLELCIKASEIEDKDLVIFCGVDFMAETAFILNPDKKIVIPTLEAECPMAHMLPEEVLLKAKEEHPDAGVILYVNSIAEAKQHADTLCTSANAVKVTESLPHKKILFGPDKNLGTHVADKLKDKEIIHVPSDGHCYVHRLIHVEDVELKRKEYPNAEIICHPECKLEVQKACDVVMSTGGMLRHIAESDKEEFVIGTEIDMITRINSEVPGKKLYPLLEGAICNTMKLHTLEKIRDSLINEEPRVTLPSEVADKSRKAVEHMLEVSK, from the coding sequence ATGAATAATGCGCTTCAAGAAGAGATTTTAAAATTGAAAGAAGAGAAAAATGCGATTATCCTTGCACACAATTACCAGCCAAAGGAAGTTCAGGAAATAGCTGATTTTCTTGGAGATTCCCTGGAATTGTGCATTAAAGCATCAGAAATTGAAGATAAGGATTTAGTGATTTTCTGTGGTGTAGATTTCATGGCAGAAACTGCATTTATCCTCAATCCCGACAAAAAGATTGTAATTCCAACTCTTGAAGCCGAATGTCCAATGGCACACATGCTTCCTGAAGAGGTTTTGCTTAAAGCGAAAGAGGAACATCCTGATGCCGGAGTCATCCTTTACGTAAACAGTATCGCCGAGGCAAAGCAGCATGCGGACACATTGTGTACCTCAGCCAACGCAGTCAAGGTGACTGAAAGCTTACCTCACAAAAAAATCCTATTCGGACCAGACAAGAACCTTGGAACCCATGTTGCGGACAAATTGAAGGATAAAGAAATCATTCATGTTCCAAGCGACGGCCATTGTTACGTTCACCGATTGATTCACGTTGAAGACGTTGAACTTAAAAGAAAGGAATATCCTAATGCGGAAATCATCTGCCATCCTGAATGCAAGCTCGAAGTCCAAAAGGCATGCGATGTGGTAATGTCCACCGGAGGAATGCTAAGGCACATTGCAGAAAGCGACAAAGAGGAATTTGTAATCGGAACTGAAATCGACATGATTACAAGAATCAATTCAGAGGTTCCAGGCAAAAAGCTATACCCATTGCTTGAGGGAGCAATCTGCAACACCATGAAACTGCATACCCTTGAAAAAATCAGAGATTCCCTCATTAATGAGGAACCTAGAGTCACATTGCCTAGCGAAGTTGCGGATAAATCCAGAAAAGCTGTAGAGCATATGCTGGAAGTGTCCAAATAA
- the rnz gene encoding ribonuclease Z yields the protein MEIIFLGTSSAVHSKERNHPSIALKAFGDVMLFDCGEGTQRQILFTKVSPMKISKIFITHYHGDHILGLPGLLQSMSLHGRESKLTVYGPHGLNGVKNAIYSLGYCAIDFPVEFVEIDSGIVEETDEYVITAQRVRHNVPTLAYSIEEKKKPRFLREKAIELGVPVGPDFGRLHNGEEVEVNGKIIKPEQVLGEPRKGIKITYSGDTRPCEEIISLAQDSTILIHESTFINKDNTNAEEHAHSTSIDAAYAAKYSNSKELILTHISTRYGEEYANIMLEEAREIFENTRIAKDLMEIEL from the coding sequence ATGGAAATAATATTTTTAGGAACTTCCTCTGCAGTCCATTCAAAGGAAAGAAACCATCCGTCAATTGCACTTAAAGCATTTGGGGATGTGATGTTGTTTGATTGCGGTGAAGGAACACAAAGGCAAATTCTTTTCACTAAAGTGAGTCCGATGAAAATATCCAAGATCTTCATCACACACTACCATGGAGACCATATCCTGGGACTTCCGGGACTGTTGCAGTCAATGAGCCTCCATGGAAGGGAGTCCAAACTGACAGTCTATGGACCTCACGGATTGAACGGCGTCAAAAATGCCATTTACTCCCTTGGATACTGTGCAATCGATTTTCCGGTTGAGTTTGTTGAGATAGACTCAGGAATCGTTGAGGAGACTGACGAATACGTCATAACCGCACAAAGGGTCAGGCATAACGTTCCGACACTCGCATACTCCATTGAAGAGAAGAAAAAACCTCGTTTCCTGCGTGAAAAGGCAATTGAATTGGGCGTTCCGGTCGGTCCGGATTTTGGAAGATTGCATAACGGAGAGGAAGTCGAAGTCAACGGGAAGATAATCAAACCCGAACAGGTGCTTGGAGAACCAAGAAAAGGAATTAAAATAACTTATTCCGGTGACACCAGACCTTGTGAAGAGATAATCAGCCTTGCACAGGACAGCACCATTCTTATCCATGAATCAACTTTCATCAACAAGGACAACACCAATGCAGAAGAGCACGCACATTCAACATCAATCGACGCAGCATATGCCGCAAAATATTCCAACAGCAAGGAGCTGATCCTTACACACATCAGCACAAGATACGGTGAGGAATACGCCAACATAATGCTTGAGGAAGCCCGTGAAATATTTGAAAATACCCGAATAGCCAAAGATTTAATGGAGATAGAATTATGA
- a CDS encoding alpha/beta fold hydrolase: protein MSGGIYIYDDEYFESKNEYHVMDSFEFENGEVLNEVKVEYMTFGTPIYDEDGQIKNAIIYCHGSLGNYASMKKVAPLVGEGDAFDERKYFFISLTALGSPNSCSPSTTDLKNKFPKYTILDVVNFQKQFLKEKFNLDHVLGMIGNSMGGFVALTSAINYPEYSDFIITGVSSYKVAGHDFILSKFVDEIITSDPDYAKGELTYSLIRTLRLANLAEFNFGLSKEALREMSNDELAYEFENFGNEMIEVDIYDLKYCNESCMYYDVESDLDKIKSKVLIISCKQDPHFPTDLDGIPMAEMIDDSQLIVMDSKLGHLCFNELETISDELREFMEEFDDC from the coding sequence TTGTCTGGGGGAATTTACATTTACGATGATGAATATTTTGAAAGCAAAAACGAGTATCACGTTATGGATTCATTCGAATTCGAAAACGGTGAAGTTCTGAATGAAGTTAAGGTCGAATATATGACTTTCGGCACTCCAATCTATGATGAGGATGGCCAAATCAAGAATGCAATCATATACTGTCACGGTTCACTTGGAAACTATGCCTCAATGAAGAAGGTGGCCCCATTGGTGGGTGAAGGCGATGCATTTGATGAAAGAAAGTATTTCTTCATTAGCCTAACTGCATTGGGCTCTCCGAATTCATGCTCTCCGTCAACAACCGATTTGAAAAACAAATTCCCCAAATACACAATCTTGGACGTCGTCAACTTTCAAAAGCAGTTCCTGAAGGAAAAGTTCAATCTCGATCATGTCCTGGGCATGATCGGCAATTCAATGGGAGGTTTTGTCGCACTGACATCTGCAATAAACTATCCAGAATACTCAGATTTCATAATCACTGGAGTTAGCAGCTATAAGGTTGCAGGCCATGATTTCATTCTCTCAAAATTCGTTGATGAAATCATTACATCTGACCCTGACTATGCAAAGGGTGAATTGACTTATTCTTTAATCAGAACTTTAAGGCTTGCAAATCTTGCTGAATTTAATTTTGGACTTTCAAAGGAAGCATTGAGGGAAATGTCCAATGATGAATTGGCTTATGAATTCGAAAACTTTGGAAATGAAATGATTGAAGTCGACATCTATGACTTGAAGTACTGCAATGAGTCCTGCATGTATTATGATGTTGAAAGCGATTTGGACAAAATCAAGTCCAAGGTACTGATAATATCATGCAAGCAGGATCCGCACTTCCCGACAGACCTTGACGGCATTCCAATGGCTGAAATGATTGACGATTCTCAGTTGATAGTTATGGATTCCAAATTGGGCCATTTATGCTTCAACGAACTTGAAACCATATCAGATGAGTTGAGGGAATTCATGGAGGAATTTGATGATTGTTAA
- a CDS encoding PsbP-related protein — protein sequence MKKCPECGNPSYDGAPVCGNCGYKFPKAKVVAPKSEDIFQKEPKEKKDSNNEDTVSIIKSKKLIIGAILLITIIAICGIVLMGNSNSGSNSSSPLQSIDNVKEYSAGDFAFKYPSDWQDLNETDLEHPGAKFIQKDNITIEYYNVTSSADSIKEITQGIITSAQGKGAFVELVETITLDGRNASNIVLEDADGDYTRYVSMFSEGMTYVFKVNGDSMNSVTSEEINSVINSADIA from the coding sequence GTGAAAAAATGTCCTGAATGTGGAAATCCTAGTTATGATGGTGCTCCTGTTTGTGGAAATTGCGGTTATAAATTTCCAAAGGCAAAGGTTGTAGCGCCTAAAAGCGAGGATATATTCCAAAAAGAACCAAAAGAGAAAAAAGATTCTAATAATGAGGACACAGTTAGTATAATCAAAAGTAAAAAACTTATTATTGGAGCAATATTACTTATAACCATAATTGCCATTTGCGGAATCGTCCTTATGGGAAATAGCAATTCCGGCAGCAATTCCAGTTCACCATTACAGTCAATAGATAACGTGAAAGAATATTCTGCGGGAGATTTTGCATTTAAATATCCTAGCGATTGGCAAGACCTTAATGAAACCGATTTAGAGCATCCTGGAGCAAAATTCATCCAGAAAGACAATATCACCATCGAGTATTATAATGTTACAAGCAGTGCAGATTCCATTAAAGAAATAACCCAAGGAATCATTACATCTGCACAAGGAAAAGGTGCTTTCGTAGAGCTTGTTGAAACTATAACTTTAGATGGTAGAAACGCATCAAATATCGTTCTAGAGGATGCTGACGGAGATTACACCCGTTACGTTTCAATGTTTAGTGAAGGAATGACTTACGTCTTTAAAGTTAACGGAGATTCAATGAATTCCGTTACTTCCGAAGAGATCAATTCCGTAATTAATTCTGCAGATATTGCTTAA
- a CDS encoding carbon-nitrogen hydrolase family protein — translation MTKIKLALCQMNVIDDKEANLKKATSMITDSANKNADFIVLPEMFNCPYSNDKFIEYGENEDESITLKAISELASENNVYILAGSIPEYENDNLYNTSYLFDRTGSVIAKHRKMHLFDIDVKDKISFKESDVLTAGDNVTVAETEFGKVGIGICYDVRFPELARLMVEDGALILFYPGAFNMTTGPAHWELLFRSRSLDNQAFCIGVAPALNMDASYHSYGHSIVTNPWGEVISQADEKEDIIFCEIDLSEIKKVREELPLLKNKRKDLYEVRLL, via the coding sequence ATGACAAAAATCAAACTCGCACTCTGTCAAATGAATGTCATTGACGATAAAGAGGCCAATCTAAAGAAAGCCACTTCAATGATAACTGATAGTGCAAACAAGAATGCTGATTTTATAGTTTTGCCTGAAATGTTCAACTGTCCCTATTCAAATGACAAGTTCATAGAATACGGAGAAAATGAAGATGAAAGCATCACGTTAAAGGCCATTTCCGAATTGGCTAGTGAAAATAATGTCTATATACTGGCCGGATCAATTCCGGAATATGAAAACGACAACCTGTACAACACAAGCTACCTCTTTGACAGAACAGGCTCAGTCATAGCAAAGCACAGAAAAATGCATCTTTTTGACATTGACGTCAAGGATAAAATCAGTTTCAAGGAATCCGATGTTTTAACTGCCGGCGACAATGTCACCGTGGCCGAAACGGAATTCGGCAAGGTTGGAATCGGAATATGTTATGATGTGCGCTTTCCGGAGCTTGCTCGTTTGATGGTTGAGGATGGTGCCTTGATATTGTTCTATCCCGGCGCATTCAACATGACGACCGGTCCTGCGCATTGGGAATTGTTGTTCCGCTCAAGATCCCTTGATAATCAGGCTTTTTGTATTGGCGTTGCTCCTGCATTGAACATGGATGCAAGCTACCACAGCTATGGTCATTCAATAGTTACCAACCCATGGGGAGAGGTTATCAGCCAAGCGGATGAAAAAGAGGATATTATTTTCTGTGAAATTGACTTGAGTGAAATAAAAAAAGTAAGGGAAGAGCTTCCCCTTTTAAAAAATAAAAGGAAAGATCTCTACGAAGTCAGATTACTGTAG